In Fluviicola sp., the sequence TTCCCGATCTTACGTACCAATTCATCACTCGTAACTCCCGGAATAGGTTCTTCACGCGCCGGATAGATCGGCATGATGATCGCTTCATCCAATTTCCCCAATTCTTCTACAAATCCTTCTTCGAAATCCCGTGTGCGGGAAAACAAATGCGGCTGAAAAATACCAACCACTTTTTTATCCGGGTAAAGTAACCGGATGGAAGAAACAAGTGCCGCAATTTCGGTAGGATGATGCGCGTAATCGTCGATATAAACCAACTTCTCCGTTCGTACTTGGTATTCAAAACGTCTTTTGACCCCTTTGAAATCCTGCAGTCCGGAACGGATTTCCGCTTCCGAAAGCCCCAATTCTTTGCACATTGCTGCAACAGCCAGTGCATTTTCTGCATTGTGAATTCCCGGCAAACCTAAAACCACATCCTTCCACACCTCGTTTTCAAAATGAACATTCATCAAAAAACGGCCATTTTCATAGTGCAATCCGGTTCCGTATACTTGCGCATCCGGCTGATCGATTCCATAGGAAATTCCCTGAAATCCGGTTTGTTTGAGCGGAAGCCCGTATTTGTAGATCAATAGCTGATTTTCTTTGTGCTTATCGGCGTATTCCTGGAACCCTTCAATAAACGATTCGGTAGTTCCGTAAATATCCAGATGGTCCGGGTCCATTGCCGTAATAATACTTGCATAGGGTTTCAAACGCAGAAAAGAACGGTCAAATTCATCCGCTTCGATCACCGAATAGTCGGCAGAAGCATTCACCAAAACATTCGAATTGAAATTGGAAGAAATTCCTCCCAAAAATGCAGAACATTTCAAATGCGACTGACTCAATACATAAGCTAACATAGTCGAAGTGGTTGTTTTGCCATGTGTACCGGCAACACCCAATCCTTTACTCGTTTGCGTGATCAAACCGAGCACCTCGCTGCGTTTTAAAACGGGATGATTTTTCTGAACATATACCAACTCTCCCATATTTTTTGGAATGGCGGGAGTGTAAACAACTAGGGTAGAATCCGTGTTTTGGTACTCAGCAGGAATGTTCTCCCCCAAATCTTCGAAATGGATGGCAATGCCTTCCGCCTGCAATTCATCCGTTAAAGGTGAAGGCGTTTTATCGTAACCGGCCACATCAAAGCCCTTTGCTTTGAAATAACGCGCCAGTGCCGACATCCCGATTCCGCCGATGCCTATGAAATAAAAGCGTTTAATATTATCCAATTTCATTTTATTGTCGTTTTGTAGGGACACGATACGTCGCGTCCCTACGCCAGATTTTCAATCACATCCACAATATCCGCGGTGGCATTCGGTTTTGCCATGCGTTTGATTGCAACACGCAATTCATTCATTTTATTGTCGTCATTCAGGACCTGGATTGCTCCTGAAATCAATTGTTCTTTTGCCACATCATCCTTGATCAGGATGGCTGCCCGGTTCTTCACCAATGCCATGGCATTTTTTGTCTGATGATCTTCAGACACATTCGGAGACGGAACCAGAATCGTTGGTTTTCCTACGATGCACAATTCCGAAATGGACAATGCACCCGCACGTGAAACGATCACATCCGCCACTCCGTAAGCCGCATCCATTCGTGCAATGAAATCCGTAAGGTAAACCGGAGCTTTCTTCCGAATCTCCAATTCCTTTTTCATGTCTTCGAAATAGTATTTTCCGCATTGCCACAACACTTGCACATTTGCTGCTTCCAGATCAGTCAGTGCGTGAAGAACTCCTTCATTCAGAGTCCGCGCGCCCAAACTTCCCCCCATCACCAAAATGGTCCGTTTGGAAGGGTCCAATGCCGGAAATTCGTTGAATGCTTCTTCTTTACTGATCGATGCGCGATTCAACTCTTCGCGAACCGGGTTTCCGGTCAAACGGATCGTTGCCGGAGGAAAAACACCTTCCAAACCTTCGTAAGCCGTACAAACCGCCTTCACTTTTTTGGAAAGAAGACGATTGGTTTTTCCCGGATAGGAATTCTGCTCCTGGATCAGCGTGGGAATTCCCAAGCGCTGCGCCATTTTTAAAGTCGGGCCGCTGGCATAACCGCCCACACCGATCACCACTTCCGGCTTGAAGTCTTTTAAAATATTTTTCGCCTGCGACAAACTTTTCATCAATTTAAACGGAAGCGCCAGGTTTTTCACCGTCAGTTTTCGCTGTAAACCAACGATCGGTAAACCGACAATTTTGTATCCTGCTGCGGGAACTTTTTCCATTTCCATTTTTCCTTCCGCTCCCACGAAAAGGATTTCCGCATCCGGATTGCGTTTCTTAATCTCGTTTGCAATGGCTAGTGCAGGAAAGATATGTCCTCCCGTTCCACCGCCCGATATCACTATTTTCTTCAATTCTTTCATGCAAAAACAGGTTCAGATTCCACACTATTTTTCTCTTCTTGTTTCTGGGCAACTCCCTGCACAATCCCGATTCCCACACAAGCCATGATCATCGCAGATCCTCCCATTGCCAGGAATGGCATGTTTTGACCCGTAACCGGGAAAATTCCCGTGCACACCATCATATTTACAGCCGCCTGGGAAAGCAATAAAATCCCGATTCCTAAACAGACGTAGGTTTCAAACAGGTTTTCGGCCCGGAGTGCTATCCGCATGATGCGATAGAGCAAAATGAGGTAAAACAACACGAGTATGATGGCGAAAAACGATCCGAATTCCTCCACAAACGATGCATAGAAAAAATCTGCATAAGCTTCCGGGATGAACTCTTTTACTTTTCCTTTCCCGATTCCCTGACCGAAGAAACCACCTAGGTAAATCGCCTGTTCAGCGTTATTCGCCTGCAAGTTTCCTGCCTGATCAATGTCCCCGCTGTTTTCATACCGGTTTGAGATCCGGTTCATCCACGTATCGTATCGCGGAAGAATATTCAATTCCGGCAAGGCTTTGTGCAAACCAACTGCCATGACGAACAACAGGATTCCGGCAAAAATGACCGAAAACAATTTCGAAAAAGGAACTCTTCCGAGGAAAAGCAAGGTAAAGCTGATCATAAACAGAATGGCAGCCGTTGAAAAGTTATCCTTAACAATCAACCCACAAATAATAACTATCGGTGCCATTACCGGTAAAAAGCCTTTTTTCCAATCGTTCATTTCGTCCTTTTTCTTCACCAGCATGCGTGAAACATAAATCAATAAAGCGAGCTTGGCAAAATCGGAAGACTGGAAGGTCAACCCCACAAAAGGGATCTTCACCCATCGACCCGCCTCGTTTACTTTCGTACCGAAGAAAAGCGTGAAAATCAATAAGGCAATCGAGCCGTAATAAATAATCTTAGACATTTTGGAAATGTACATCGGGTCGCGCTTATGCACCCAGTACATGGCCAAAACAGCCAACAAAATGTATATAAAATGCTTGAATAAGTATTTAAATGGCGTTCCACCCTCGATCTTCACAAGGATCGGGACAAAACTGTACACAGAAACCAATGAGAAGCCAAGCAAAATGAGTGTAATTACCCAGATTACCAAGTCTCCTTTAAAATGCTTTCTTAGAAACTGTACCATGTTTTACTTATTGATGTAGCTTAACAAAGTTCTCGAAAACCTCCATTTTTGTTTTCCACTCATTGCCCTGAACGGTGAAGAGCAGAATATGTCTTGCCTGCTTCGTCCTCTTTAAAAATTCCAATGCATCTTCCAGCGAATCAGTTCCTGTAACCAAAGGCATTTGGGAAATGATATCGGATGGAATGGAAAGCTGTGGATTATCGAACTGTGCGCACCACTGAACGGAACGCAAGGTCTCAGGATCCACCTGGGCCATTTCCTGGATATTATACTCATTCGCCAACCAGAATACCGGAAACGGGAAAGTCGAAATGGTTGCGGAAAGTTCAACAACAGCCGGTTTGTACCAGGTAAATACATCCATTCCCCACAATTTACCCAAGGGCCGCAGGGACATGCGCTCCGCCGCATCCAGTGACTCTTTACGGGCCTGGAGCAGTTGAGCCTGCTGATCAACTTTTTTAATTTCCATGACGCATTGATTTAAAGTGAACGAACAGCCTCTTTAAATTGATTTCCTCTGTCTTCGTAATTCTCGAACAAATCGAAACTTGCACAAGCCGGAGATAACAAAACTGTTTCGTCTTTTTTAGCCAAACGGTAACCGTAAGCAACTGCTTCCATAGCGGAACCTGCCTCTACAATTGTTTCCACATGGCCGGAAAAAGTATCGATGATCTTTTGGTTGTCTTTCCCCAGGCAAATGATCGCTTTTACTTTCTCTTTCACCAAATCCAACAATTCGGTGTAATCGTTTCCTTTATCCACACCACCAACAATCCAAACCGTTGGCTGCTCCATGCTTTCCAATGCAAACCAGGTTGAGTTTACGTTAGTAGCTTTGGAATCGTTGATAAATTCAATACCGCATACTTTGGCAACAAATTCCAGGCGGTGTTCCACATTTACGAAGTCGGACAGACTTTCGCGCACAATCTCCTTGCGAATATCAAGGATTCGACCCGCTAGCCCGGAAGCCAGGGAGTTTTGGGTATTGTGCTTACCCTTCAATGCTAGTTCATGAATAGACATAGTGAATTGATTGTTAAAGTTTATGATGAGTTGTTTGTTTGCTACGTATCCTCCTTCTTCAAATTCCTGCGTCAATGAGAAAGGAAGTTTTTTTGCCGGAATAGCCCGTTTCTCTATCTCAGCCAGTATTGTTTTATCGTCTGCATTGTAGATGAAATAATCTGCTGCAGTCTGGTTGTTCAGGATGCGGAATTTCGAATTCACATACAATTGCATGTTGTATTCGTAACGGTCCAGATGATCCGGCGTAATGTTCGTCAGGATGGCTATTTCCGCCTTGAAATCTTCCATGTCGTCCAGCTGGAAAGAACTCAACTCCAGCACATAGATCTCATTCTCTTCCAGAGCCACCTGCTTCGCAAAACTGTACCCGACATTTCCGGCTAATCCTACTTTCAACCCTGCTTTTTTCAGCATGTGGTGAATCAGCATAGTCGTGGTCGTTTTCCCGTTACTTCCGGTGATGCAGACTTTCTTCGCCGTTGTAAAGTATCCCGCAAATTCGATCTCCGAAATCACTTTGATCCCTTTCTCCCGAATGGCTTTCATGACCGGTGCTTTTTCCGGAATACCCGGAGATTTGATCACCAGATCCGCTTCCAGGATGCGCTCCATCGAATGCGCGCCCTGCTCCCATTCCAGCTGATACTCATTCAGTTCAGCCTGGAAAGAATCCTTGATCGTGCCGAAATCGGAAATAAAGGTTTTTGCCCCTTTCACTTTCGCAAGGATTGCAGCACCGACTCCACTTTCGCCGGCACCCAAAACAACTACTATTTTGTTCTGAATGTTCATTAACGCAGTTTCAGGGTTACAATGGATACAACAGCCAGCAGGATCGCAACGATCCAGAAACGGGATACGATTTTCGCTTCGTGCAGTCCTTTTTTCTGGTAATGGTGATGCAAAGGCGCCATGCGGAAAATCCGGCGGCCTTCACCGAATCTGCGCTTGGTGTATTTGAAATACCCCACCTGCATGATCACGGATAAATTTTCGACCAGGAAGATTCCGCACAAAACCGGGATCAATAATTCCTTGCGAATGGAAATAGCGAATACCGCAATGATTCCACCCAGGGCCAAACTTCCGGTATCTCCCATGAAAACCTGCGCCGGGTAACTGTTGTACCACAGGAATCCGATACACGCTCCCACGAATGCCGCGATAAAGATTACAAGCTCCTCCGCATACGGAACGTACATCACATTCAGGTAATCCGCGAAGTGCACATTCGATGTTACATACGCCAGCACCGCCAGCGCAATTCCCGCAATGGCACTCGTTCCGGTTGCAAGTCCGTCGAGCCCGTCGGTCATGTTTGCCCCGTTCGAAACGGCTATCACAATGATAATTACAAACGGAATGAACAAAGCCCAGCCATACGATTTATCGATATCTCCGATCAGCCAGTTGTAATTGAACTCGTTGTTCTTTACAAAAGGAATGGTCGTGGTCATATCACGCGTTACGATCCATTTGGAAGGAATCGTGTCCGAAATCACATCTTTGGAATGCTGGTGCGTTACAAAAGATTCTCCTGCCTGCAATTGGTAATCAGCCGCAACACGTTTGTGCACCTGCACATCCGGGTGGAAATACAAAATCGATCCGACAATGATACCTACACCAATCTGACCGACTACTTTGAATTTTCCTTTCAGACCTTCTTTGTTCTTTTTGAAAACTTTGATGTAATCATCCAGGAATCCGATCATTCCCAGCCAAACAGTTGCCAGAAGCATGGTGAAAACGTACACATTGTGCAGTTTCGCGAAAAGCAAAGTCGGGATCAGGATCGCGGAAAGGATGATAATTCCTCCCATAGTCGGCGTACCTGCTTTTTCCAGCTGACCCGCCAATCCCAAATCGCGCACCGTTTCACCGATTTGCTGACGACGCAGCAGGTTAATCAAGCGCTTTCCGAAAATAATGGACACGATCAATGAAGTGATCAATGCCATTGCAGCTCTGAATGAAATATAATGGAACAACCCCGCTCCGGGGAAATCCATTTCTGCTAAATAATTAAAGAGGTATGTTAACATAACTTTTTAGTATTTGATTTATGCTCGCTTTGCTCGGGTTTTGCCACGAATTCACGAATTTTTTGCTCGCTTAACAGGCTCGCTGAATTCCATGCATATTTGCTTTGCTCGTATGATGTGGTATTCTTATTTTTCACCTGTTTATTCATTATTTTTTGAGTTTATCGAAGTAATTTTTAACCACGTCGAAATCATCGAAAGGATGTTTTACGCCGTTGATTTCCTGGTATTTTTCATGTCCTTTTCCTGCGATCAGGATAATATCTTTTGCCTGCGCCAGGGAAACAGCTGTTTTAATCGCCTGGTCACGATCCAAAATGGAAAGCACTTTCATCGTTTGATGCGCTCCCACACCCGCTTCCATTTGCCGCAGGATTTCAGCCGGATCTTCTGTTCGCGGATTATCCGAAGTCAGAATGACTTTATCACTCATTTCACAAGCAATGCGGGCCATTTCGGGTCTTTTCAGCGCATCGCGGTCGCCTCCGCAACCGACAACCGTAATCACCTGCTCATTTCTGGTGCGGATATTCTCGATCGTTTTCAATACATTTTCCAATGCATCCGGTGTGTGTGCATAATCCACAATCGCCGTAATATCCGTAGTACTTTTCGTGAACTGGAAACGTCCGTCAACTGCCTCCAGGCTGCTTAGTACCGTCAACACTTCCGTAGAATCGGAGCCCAGCAACTGGCTGATGCCGTATACCGTTGCAATATTATATGCGTTGAAATCACCGATCAGGCGCGTCCACAATTCAATTCCGTTCACAGTCAGCAACAATCCGCTGAAACTGTTTTCCAGCACCTTCACTTTGAAATCTGCATGGGTCTTGAGCGCGAAAGTGGAAATCTTTGCTTTGGTGTTCTGCACCATCACCATTCCGTTCTTATCATCCGCATTCACCAGGGCAAAAGCTTCTTTATTCAGCCCATCGAAGAAAGCCTTCTTTGCAGCGATGTACTCTTTGAAGGTTCCGTGGTAATCCAAATGATCGTGGGTAATATTGGTAAACGCCCCGCCTTTGAATTCCAATCCGGCAATCCGGTTTTGAGATACTGCATGCGAACTCACTTCCATGAAACAATGCGAACAACCCTGAGCCACCATATCAGCCAGCAAGGCATTCAAAGCAATCTGGTCCGGAGTAGTGTGTGTAGCAGGAATTACTTCTTTCCCGATCAGATTCACGACCGTAGAAAGCAAACCTACTTTATAACCCAAACCAGTGTACAAATCGTGCAACAAGGTTGTAGTGGTCGTTTTCCCGTTCGTTCCCGTTATTCCCACCAAAAGCAAAGACCGGGAAGGATAATCGTAGAAAGCATGTGCCAATTCTCCCAAAGCCAGAGAAGAATCCGGGACAATCAGCAAAGTAACTGTTGCAGGAACGTCAACAACGCGTTCCGCAACAATTACCTTACATCCTTTTTCAACAACCTGCGGAATGAAATCGTGCGCATCCACCTGCGTACCTTTCACAGCAACGAAAAGCGTTCCTGGAGCCGCCTTCCGGGAGTCTGAAACAAGCGCAGAAATCTCCACATCAGCAGGTCCTATCCACTGAGTTACTTTCGTTGCTTTTGCTAATTCACTGACTGTTTTCATTCCAATATTAATTCCATTAATCCCCCGGCCACTGCTGGCGATCCGGCAGGAATCGTTTGTTTTACTACTTTTCCGCTTCCGCGTATATACACATGCATTCCCAGGCGCTCGATCAGGTAAACCGCATCCTTGGCAGTTAATCCCGTAACACTCGGAACTGTTGTAGAAGATATTTTCCGTGGTACAATCGAAATATGCGATTCCGAACCCCGTACCCGCGACCACTCGCTGTAAGCATCCATTTGATAAGGCAAATGCAAGCGTTTCAGAACGACCAGCAAGTCATTGATATTTCCATCCTTAATCAAAGGCGCTTCTTCCGCACGCTTTTTCTCTTCGTTAATCGCCTTGTGGTAATTCAAAGAGTTCGAATACACCTTATTCGCAATAGCAGAGAACACTGTTCCCGAAACGGTTGCCCCGTAAATGTCTTTCGAAGGCGCCGCTACCACCACAATACAGGAGTAAAGCGGTTCATCTGCCGGGAAATACCCGACAAAAGATGCCTGATAGGTTTTATTTCCATCTTCCCCGTAACGCCCGTCGGCGTTCTGCACTACCGCAGTCCCTGTTTTACCGGCAATGTCGAACAATGCAGATTTCAGGGCACTACCCGTTCCACGCTTCACAACTCCTTTCAAACATTCCTGCATCAGACGAAGCGTTTTGTCAGAACAGATTTTCGGGCGAAGAACAATTGGCTTGAAAGACTTCACAATGCGCTGGCCGCGGCGAATGTGCTCTACAAACTGCGGACGAACCAATGTCCCGTTATTTGCAACTGCATTGTAGAAAGCCAAAGTCTGCAAAGGCGTTTGCTGCACCTCGTAACCGATCGACATCCATGGAAGTGAAATTCCCGACCATTGTTTGGTTCCCGGCGCGTACAACGTTGGCCTTGGCTCACCCTGCAAATCAACTCCCAATGAATCTCCGATCCCAAACGAACGCAAACGGTCAATAAACACCTGCGGCTCTCTGCGATAGGCATTGTTAATGACACGCGCTATCACATTCGACGACAATTCAAAAGCCCTGCGGATCGTGATTCTTCCATATCCGTAAGGATTCGAATCGGTCAGTTTCAAATTGTAGAACTGGTATTCCCCGTCAGCATTTACCGTATCATCCAGGCTGATCTTCTGATCTTCCAGAGCAGCCATTAAAGATGCCAGTTTGAATGTCGACCCCGGAACCTCTTTTGTACCGATCGCATGGTTGTACAATTCGTAGTATTCACCGTCCGAAGCCATCTGCAAATTCGAAACTGCGCGAACAAAGCCTGTTTTTACATCCATTACGATCACACAACCGCTTTTCGCGCCCTGATTTTTCAACTGGCGGTACAATTCCGAATGTGCCACCTCCTGGATTTCCATGTCAATGGAAGTAATCAGGTCAGCCCCCTCGATCGGTTCGCGGATCATTTTCCCGGTTTTTTTCCAGCCGGAAGAAATACGCTGTTCCACTTCTTCTCCCGGTTCACCTGCCAGGATTTCGTTGTAAGCTCCTTCAATTCCTACACGTAATTCTTTCGAATTCCCGTTATTCTGGTAATATCCCAAAGTCCGCTTCAGGATTTCCCCGTGCGGACGTTTTCTCAAAATCGTTTCGTCGGTATCAATCAAACCACCTTTATTCCTTCCCAGGTTGAAAATCGGGAGTTCTTCCACGCGGTGTCTTTGTTCATTCGTTGCTTTCAGCTTAATGGTAATATACCTTCTCTGCCTAGCCCTTCCTTTCCGGATGTAATTTTCGAAATCACGCGCCGAAGTTTCCGGGAATATTTTGCTTAAACCTGCACACAAAGCACCTATTTCCTTATCGAAAACATCCTGATCCACAACAGTTGGATCCATGTGTATGTCAAAGAACGACACCGATGTAATCAGCGGCGTATAATTTCTATCCAATACTTCTCCGCGACGCGGGTATTTCTTAACCGCCCTTGTCGGGATTTTCTCTTTAGTTGCCGTAAACAATGAAGCACTGCCTTCCGACTGGATCATGATCGTTTTCACAACCACAACTATCAAGGCAATGAAAAAACCTATGTAAACCAGGTAAGCCCGCCACATCAAGTCTTTTTTATCACTCATTCTTTTCGCTTTAATCGTATTACTTTTACCGGGTTAACCGTTTCCTTCAACCCTCGTTTTTCCAATGCCTGAACCAGGCGGTAACGGGAAGTCGATTCTTCCAATCGCGCTTTGTTCTCAATATATTCAGCAGTTTGTGCATCTACATCCGCCTGCAAATCAGTAATATCTTTCTGCAACTGCTTCCCGTAATATCCTTTTGCAACCATCAGCATCAACAGCAACAGAATGAAGAAAATGAAAGTCAGGTTGTTCAAAACAAAATCCCTGGTCAAAATCTCCCCGTTCAACACCTGGATCAACAGGTTCTGACGTTTTGGTTTCACATTGCTTGCAGCAGCAGCTTTCGGTTTCGGACCGGCTTTCGCGGAAGCGGTCTTTTTCGAGCTTTTCTTTCCCGGATTTTCATTCGGAATTTCCGTGGAGTAAGTTGTGCGGGACGATTTACCCCGTACAGCATCCATTGGATTTTCCTCCCGTTCTCTGTACTCATTTTCCATCCGCTACCCTTTTTGCAATTCTCAACTTCGCACTTCGCGCACGCGTATTTCTTTGAATCTCTTCTTCCGTCGGAAGGATCGGTTTGCGATTCACCTCCTCAAAAGGCTTCAACACTTTCCCGAAGAAATCCTTTTCAATCGAACCATCCAGGTTACCACGCTTCATCAGGTTTTTCACCAGGCGATCTTCCAGGGAATGATAAGACATCACCACCAGGCGACCATCAGGCTTCAACACATCCGCAGTTTGCAACAAGAATTTCTCCAGCACATCCATTTCCTGGTTCACCTCAATCCGAAGCGCCTGGAATACCTGCGCAAAGAATTTATGATCTTTAAACTTAGGGGCAACCGGCATCAAAGCCTCCATTAATTCACCCGTAGTTTTGATTTTCGATTTATTGCGCGCTTTTACCAATTCTACCGCTGTCTTGAACGGATGATCCAATTCGCCGTATTTTCTGAAAATTGCAGCCAATTGTTCTTCGTCGTAAGTCTGAACAATTTTTGCAGCCGTAAAATCACCAGCCTGGTTCATGCGCATGTCCAAAGCCTCATTGGAACGGATGGAAAACCCGCGCTTCGCATCATCAAACTGATGAGAGGAAACACCCAGATCCGCTAAAATCCCGTCAACCGCCGGAATACCCAAAACACGTAAATGATTTTTCAGAAAAGCAAAATTGGCAGCCACGAAATGGAAATTCGGAGCTTCCCATGCATTTGCACGGGCATCCGGATCCTGATCAAAAACGATCAGTTTTCCTTTTGAAGAAAGTTTTTCGAAGATTGCACGGGAATGACCGCCGCCACCAAAGGTAACGTCCACATAAACTCCATCCGGATTGATATTCAATCCATCCAGACACTCCTGTAGCATGACAGGCACGTGGTATGTCGCATCGTTATTCGTCATCATTCCCCAAATCACCCATTACTTCATCTGCCAAATCAGCAAAATCAGCCATGTTTCCATCGATCAACTCGAAGTATTTGGACTTGTCCCAGATCTCAATTCGGTCGTTGTATGCGATCAGCATCACATCCTTATCCAAACCAACCCGTTCCATGTGCATCACCGGGATCAGAATACGACCGGCATTATCCAGCGCAATCTGCTTTGCCCCCTGATGAAACAAGCGGTAGAACATACGGTTCTGTGGTTTGAACAAATTCAGCTTCGACAATTTCAGTGACAACTTCTCCCATTCGTTCATGGGGTAAAGCGTCAAACATTCCTCGAAACCTTTATTCAACATGAATTGTTCCTGAGCTTCCGGAGAAAGTTGTTTGCGCAGACCGGCAGGAAAGAGAAATCTCCCTTTTCCGTCCAGCTTCACCTCAAATTCTCCGACAAGTCCAGCCATAGCTATTAATAATGGGTAAAATTAGGGAGAATCACCCACTTTTTACCACCAAATTACACTTTGTTGATAACTTCTAACGTAGTCAACCCACACAAGGTTACAACAATTTGTTCAAAATAGCTGTTTTTACTGAATTTTTAGGGTTTTGACAATTGGTGGTAAAAAGTGGTAGAAGATGTTGAATTGTGGAAAAATCAGTGAAGGAATTGCGAAATAATCAGGAGTCCTCTTCTTTCAAAAAGACATCTATAACAGTGTTTGTGAACCGGTTAAAAACCACATCCTGGAAAAACAGATGACATCCAACCGGATCCAGTATTTTACACCTAGTCATTGAAAAGAATCCGGGATGTTTAAATCGGTCTGAGCGGTTGAAAAACCGGCCAAACATCAAAAACAGCTGAAAAATTCAGCTATTTCAGAAAAAAAATATTTTTTTCACCGCATGAGCAGAATTTGCAACACCCGGAAAATGAGCACGAAAACTTTCGGA encodes:
- the mraY gene encoding phospho-N-acetylmuramoyl-pentapeptide-transferase produces the protein MLTYLFNYLAEMDFPGAGLFHYISFRAAMALITSLIVSIIFGKRLINLLRRQQIGETVRDLGLAGQLEKAGTPTMGGIIILSAILIPTLLFAKLHNVYVFTMLLATVWLGMIGFLDDYIKVFKKNKEGLKGKFKVVGQIGVGIIVGSILYFHPDVQVHKRVAADYQLQAGESFVTHQHSKDVISDTIPSKWIVTRDMTTTIPFVKNNEFNYNWLIGDIDKSYGWALFIPFVIIIVIAVSNGANMTDGLDGLATGTSAIAGIALAVLAYVTSNVHFADYLNVMYVPYAEELVIFIAAFVGACIGFLWYNSYPAQVFMGDTGSLALGGIIAVFAISIRKELLIPVLCGIFLVENLSVIMQVGYFKYTKRRFGEGRRIFRMAPLHHHYQKKGLHEAKIVSRFWIVAILLAVVSIVTLKLR
- the murC gene encoding UDP-N-acetylmuramate--L-alanine ligase — its product is MKLDNIKRFYFIGIGGIGMSALARYFKAKGFDVAGYDKTPSPLTDELQAEGIAIHFEDLGENIPAEYQNTDSTLVVYTPAIPKNMGELVYVQKNHPVLKRSEVLGLITQTSKGLGVAGTHGKTTTSTMLAYVLSQSHLKCSAFLGGISSNFNSNVLVNASADYSVIEADEFDRSFLRLKPYASIITAMDPDHLDIYGTTESFIEGFQEYADKHKENQLLIYKYGLPLKQTGFQGISYGIDQPDAQVYGTGLHYENGRFLMNVHFENEVWKDVVLGLPGIHNAENALAVAAMCKELGLSEAEIRSGLQDFKGVKRRFEYQVRTEKLVYIDDYAHHPTEIAALVSSIRLLYPDKKVVGIFQPHLFSRTRDFEEGFVEELGKLDEAIIMPIYPAREEPIPGVTSDELVRKIGKNASLKTPEQVLEFANSIREGVILTIGAGDIDRIVPQLKQLLEKN
- the murD gene encoding UDP-N-acetylmuramoyl-L-alanine--D-glutamate ligase, producing the protein MNIQNKIVVVLGAGESGVGAAILAKVKGAKTFISDFGTIKDSFQAELNEYQLEWEQGAHSMERILEADLVIKSPGIPEKAPVMKAIREKGIKVISEIEFAGYFTTAKKVCITGSNGKTTTTMLIHHMLKKAGLKVGLAGNVGYSFAKQVALEENEIYVLELSSFQLDDMEDFKAEIAILTNITPDHLDRYEYNMQLYVNSKFRILNNQTAADYFIYNADDKTILAEIEKRAIPAKKLPFSLTQEFEEGGYVANKQLIINFNNQFTMSIHELALKGKHNTQNSLASGLAGRILDIRKEIVRESLSDFVNVEHRLEFVAKVCGIEFINDSKATNVNSTWFALESMEQPTVWIVGGVDKGNDYTELLDLVKEKVKAIICLGKDNQKIIDTFSGHVETIVEAGSAMEAVAYGYRLAKKDETVLLSPACASFDLFENYEDRGNQFKEAVRSL
- a CDS encoding FtsW/RodA/SpoVE family cell cycle protein, with the translated sequence MVQFLRKHFKGDLVIWVITLILLGFSLVSVYSFVPILVKIEGGTPFKYLFKHFIYILLAVLAMYWVHKRDPMYISKMSKIIYYGSIALLIFTLFFGTKVNEAGRWVKIPFVGLTFQSSDFAKLALLIYVSRMLVKKKDEMNDWKKGFLPVMAPIVIICGLIVKDNFSTAAILFMISFTLLFLGRVPFSKLFSVIFAGILLFVMAVGLHKALPELNILPRYDTWMNRISNRYENSGDIDQAGNLQANNAEQAIYLGGFFGQGIGKGKVKEFIPEAYADFFYASFVEEFGSFFAIILVLFYLILLYRIMRIALRAENLFETYVCLGIGILLLSQAAVNMMVCTGIFPVTGQNMPFLAMGGSAMIMACVGIGIVQGVAQKQEEKNSVESEPVFA
- the murG gene encoding undecaprenyldiphospho-muramoylpentapeptide beta-N-acetylglucosaminyltransferase, with product MKELKKIVISGGGTGGHIFPALAIANEIKKRNPDAEILFVGAEGKMEMEKVPAAGYKIVGLPIVGLQRKLTVKNLALPFKLMKSLSQAKNILKDFKPEVVIGVGGYASGPTLKMAQRLGIPTLIQEQNSYPGKTNRLLSKKVKAVCTAYEGLEGVFPPATIRLTGNPVREELNRASISKEEAFNEFPALDPSKRTILVMGGSLGARTLNEGVLHALTDLEAANVQVLWQCGKYYFEDMKKELEIRKKAPVYLTDFIARMDAAYGVADVIVSRAGALSISELCIVGKPTILVPSPNVSEDHQTKNAMALVKNRAAILIKDDVAKEQLISGAIQVLNDDNKMNELRVAIKRMAKPNATADIVDVIENLA
- a CDS encoding UDP-N-acetylmuramoyl-L-alanyl-D-glutamate--2,6-diaminopimelate ligase, translated to MKTVSELAKATKVTQWIGPADVEISALVSDSRKAAPGTLFVAVKGTQVDAHDFIPQVVEKGCKVIVAERVVDVPATVTLLIVPDSSLALGELAHAFYDYPSRSLLLVGITGTNGKTTTTTLLHDLYTGLGYKVGLLSTVVNLIGKEVIPATHTTPDQIALNALLADMVAQGCSHCFMEVSSHAVSQNRIAGLEFKGGAFTNITHDHLDYHGTFKEYIAAKKAFFDGLNKEAFALVNADDKNGMVMVQNTKAKISTFALKTHADFKVKVLENSFSGLLLTVNGIELWTRLIGDFNAYNIATVYGISQLLGSDSTEVLTVLSSLEAVDGRFQFTKSTTDITAIVDYAHTPDALENVLKTIENIRTRNEQVITVVGCGGDRDALKRPEMARIACEMSDKVILTSDNPRTEDPAEILRQMEAGVGAHQTMKVLSILDRDQAIKTAVSLAQAKDIILIAGKGHEKYQEINGVKHPFDDFDVVKNYFDKLKK